The following proteins are encoded in a genomic region of Brachypodium distachyon strain Bd21 chromosome 1, Brachypodium_distachyon_v3.0, whole genome shotgun sequence:
- the LOC100839946 gene encoding uncharacterized protein LOC100839946 has translation MGRPTSTEKLVCVVLAVLAVLSPLYIDREPAEDEEDEEEGWGLLLPSALWLPGLLMVLILAINVACFVDRRVVRFDPYWIHRVGGSSCGLMATLLLLGFVLKCKASF, from the coding sequence ATGGGGAGGCCAACTTCGACGGAGAAGCTGGTGTGCGTGGTCCTGGCGGTGCTGGCCGTGCTGTCGCCGCTGTACATCGACCGGGAGCCGgcggaggatgaggaggatgaagaggaaggtTGGGGCTTGCTGCTGCCGTCGGCGCTGTGGCTGCCGGGGCTGCTGATGGTGCTCATCCTGGCCATCAACGTGGCGTGCTTCGTGGACCGGAGGGTCGTCAGGTTCGACCCCTACTGGATACACCGCGTCGGGGGATCCTCCTGCGGCCTCATGGCCAcgctgctgctcctcggcttCGTGCTCAAGTGCAAGGCCTCCTTCTAG
- the LOC100840255 gene encoding uncharacterized protein LOC100840255 has protein sequence MPSASLLPATSAGAQLCPSPAPPRRRQRRCSCRVTASAATPPPSDGLCLGRRAISLAGVAAWLATASGRAEASPFDSYIKRKKLEPLETYVPAVLLTQDQFRDLEKSLEFEKPRYDESRSLLRSGPASSLRVNIRAVAQYASTNGQGKAASDAVDECLRALEDLDALLLKASRKDSSASVEVMRSKIIVALGALDNLLQTVPSAVMDKGKAIADAYRTPSDGYEEGNGAELDPGLKQLQDIL, from the exons ATGCCCTCCGCCTCGCTCCTCCCGGCCACCTCCGCCGGGGCGCAACTCTGCCCTTCCCCTgcgccaccccgccgccgccaacgccgaTGCAGCTGCCGCGTCAcggccagcgccgccaccccgccgccgtcggacgGCCTCTgcctcggccgccgcgccaTCTCCCTTGCCGGGGTCGCCGCCTGGCTCGCCACTGCTTCCGGCC GGGCAGAAGCCAGTCCGTTCGACAGCTACATCAAGAG GAAGAAGCTGGAGCCACTGGAGACGTACGTCCCGGCCGTGCTGTTGACTCAAGACCAGTTCAGGGATCTAG AGAAATCCTTGGAATTTGAGAAACCAAGGTATGATGAGAGCAGATCGTTACTTCGTTCTGGTCCAGCATCATCTCTACGTGTCAATATTCGAGCA GTGGCACAATATGCTTCCACTAATGGTCAAGGCAAAGCTGCCTCTGATGCCGTGGATGAATGCTTAAG AGCATTGGAAGATCTCGACGCGCTACTACTAAAGGCATCACGGAAAGACTCATCAGCATCTGTTGAAGTCATGAGGAGCAAAATCATTGTAGCCCTTGGAGCATTAGACAA TCTCCTGCAAACCGTGCCATCAGCCGTTATGGATAAAGGAAAGGCGATTGCTGATGCATACCGGACCCCTTCAGATGGATATGAAGAGGGTAATGGTGCGGAGTTGGATCCCGGTCTGAAACAGCTCCAGGACATTCTTTAA